A region of the Argopecten irradians isolate NY chromosome 16, Ai_NY, whole genome shotgun sequence genome:
TACTTGCCtacaaaactgaaggcagctcagggcAACAAATCTGAACCTATCACAGGCCTGCATATTTTTTTTGACTACAGAGAGAGTGCGCCTTATTTCAACGCCACATAGTCAaacacagtgtaccgttatacagctcttttgaAGTACagcaaaggactaaattacctgttctgttctgttgtctGAGATTGATCTggaccccttgagtatcgaggatgatctaTGTTGCTCCTATTGTATAACTGTTATAaagtatagtatacaggacCAAAAgctgtatgtgttgtgtctgttaTTCAAATTTCAGTTTGGTAAAGCTTTGAAGGGTGAGAAGTCTGTGACGGTTGAGAACGTACAAACATTGGTGGAGAGTAATGTCGGAGGGGAATTACTACAGAGGATGAACATCCATGCAGGTTCCGACTCCGCGAGCGTCCCGGAAGTTGTCCCCGACATATTGGACAAAGTATTCTGGTTATTGTTTGCGCTTTATGGGACATCAGAAGTTACTGTGCTTTGGTAGTTAACCTTTTAGTGATATATTTTTCTGTGTAACCacataattgacatttttcaaaataaggtcactgtgacctattttttgatactaaggtatattttctaattttattttcaacaaatcaatgcattataattcatgaaaaataatttaaaactatCATTTGTTTAGAAACAAAACTGGATTACAATGGAAATTGACCCTGCTGTTCAACCCCTGTAGTACACAAGGGACTCTGACCTGACCTTAATAGTATGTAATAGCATGATGCCCTATCCCCGGGTATCAGTAAATATCGGTCATGGCCGCCAGAGAGCTCTAATTGACACTGCTActttatttagataaaaaaatcgtTGAAATATGTTCTACTACCTGTATACTATGATATACCCGCTCTGGTCAGATAAACGTATCTTATTCTCATATCTGTGTCGTCTTTAGTAACAAATAAAAGTATATCACTTATTGGATTGTTGCGTTATCAATTATAAGTACGAGTTATCTCGCTTGCCACATTCTCCTCGTTAGAAGCACATCACAGAGTAAGGGAATTAGATAcagtttatgatatatatttggaTCTACCAGACTGTCAATAGGCCATTTTAGACGCTTTGTGGGTCCAGATCAAAAATCTATAAACGCAAATCTTACTCTAAATTCTATGATACACTGTATGAGAGATTAAGATAGTATCTAAATCtgactatatatagtataattttATCGAGTTATTTTATCTGGGCTACTCAAAGAGGTGATTCCAAATTGTTAAACTGTAAttattatcatatcattgtAGCACCAAAGCAAGCGATCTTGTCTCTACAATCAAAACAAGGTTGAGGTTTATATTAATCAATCAGAAACCAATCTAGTCTATCTGAGTTACGTGCCTTTTCACTTAGTCCggagtaaaacaaagggaagtaaccgTCTGCGCCTTCGTTTCACAATCAAATATTTGGAGACAATGCCCATTGTAACAGTTATTAAAACAGTGTGTATTACCATACGGTAGTTTTACTTctttttaaagatgccccaccgctaacggtatttttctctatcaaaaacaggaacaaaaaaaatagtatacggaagttacttgctttacatcattaccaccattgaaaacgtttgagcttctaattttacttcaaaataaaactattaGAAATATTAAATTGCACCCGAAAAATATGTGGCaatatgccctatatggaataagTACATGATAAGTAATGTTATGTAGTgaagatttttgtttgtttgtttgattaattaacgtcctattaacagctatggtcatgtaaggacggcctcccatgtatgcggtgtgttgcgtgtatgttgtgcgaggtgcgtgttttgggagactgcggtaaattcatgttatgtcttcttgtatagtggaactattgccctttttatagtgctatatcactgaagcatgccgccgaagacaccaagcaacacaccccacccggtcacattataatgacaacgggcgaaccagtcgtcccactccctgtatgctgagcgctaagcaggagcagaaactaccacttttatagactttggtgtgtctcggccaggggacagaacccagagccttcctcacaggggcgaacgctcaacgcaaggccaaaagtgaggcggtgccaaggaaggcattaggaaagataaagtcagttaggaagaaaagaaaagataagatcctaaatttagtcgccttttacgatcatgcaataggggcagcaggtacaattctaacgccctacctgcagggcagatgTAGTGAAGAAATTCTGGACCAAATTTCGATATAGCAAGAAATTTGATTCATCggagttcgaatcatcgaggtttgactgtatatagtttaatgatgagtatcgtttatgctctgtccgTGATCTTTAACACGTTGATTTAAGGACGTGTAAagtttaaagggccactacctttccgaacggcttttaatttttaaaatgggaatgtaaaacgaaattgatcatttcatatAGTCGCAAAAGCTGTTAACTTACCTAA
Encoded here:
- the LOC138311129 gene encoding uncharacterized protein; this encodes MDRDLCLVLLRLAGFTEKSDIELVASDSSSAMFKACSHVISAMTYFTMELLELTRACLPEIAKSLLLLFGKALKGEKSVTVENVQTLVESNVGGELLQRMNIHAGSDSASVPEVVPDILDKVFWLLFALYGTSEVTVLW